A region of Halarcobacter mediterraneus DNA encodes the following proteins:
- the rpsE gene encoding 30S ribosomal protein S5: MAAVNREDFQEAIVKIGRVTKVVKGGRRFRFTALVVVGDKNGTVGFGTGKAKEVPDAIKKALDDAFKSLVKVNIHGTTIAHDIEHKYNSSKILLKPASEGTGLIAGGAARPVLELSGVKDIIAKSLGSNNPNNLVQATVEALARIKG, translated from the coding sequence ATGGCAGCAGTAAATAGAGAAGATTTTCAAGAAGCAATCGTTAAAATCGGAAGAGTAACAAAAGTTGTAAAAGGTGGTAGAAGATTCAGATTTACAGCTTTAGTTGTTGTTGGAGATAAAAACGGTACAGTTGGATTTGGTACAGGAAAAGCAAAAGAAGTTCCTGATGCAATTAAAAAAGCATTAGATGATGCATTTAAATCTTTAGTAAAAGTTAATATTCATGGGACAACTATTGCGCATGATATTGAACATAAATATAATTCAAGTAAAATTTTATTAAAACCAGCATCAGAAGGTACAGGGCTTATCGCAGGTGGTGCGGCAAGACCAGTTCTTGAGCTTTCTGGGGTTAAAGATATTATTGCAAAATCTTTAGGTTCAAATAATCCAAACAACCTTGTACAAGCTACAGTTGAAGCATTAGCAAGAATAAAAGGATAA
- the rplO gene encoding 50S ribosomal protein L15, whose protein sequence is MALDNLQPATGSTKNVKRVGRGQGSGTGKTSARGQKGQKSRSGYKIKRHFEGGQMPLQKRAPKIGFTSRVEKPYSINVDRVKKVAELEEITVESIKTVYKLSKSVTKVKLVGSSAKELSSKIKDENVTTTGN, encoded by the coding sequence ATGGCATTAGACAACTTACAACCAGCAACTGGTAGTACAAAAAATGTTAAAAGAGTAGGAAGAGGTCAAGGTTCAGGAACAGGAAAAACTTCTGCAAGAGGACAAAAAGGTCAAAAATCTAGATCTGGATATAAAATTAAGAGACACTTTGAAGGTGGTCAAATGCCACTTCAAAAAAGAGCTCCAAAAATTGGATTTACTTCTAGAGTTGAAAAACCTTACTCAATTAATGTTGATAGAGTAAAAAAAGTTGCAGAACTTGAAGAAATCACAGTAGAATCAATAAAAACAGTTTATAAACTTTCTAAAAGTGTTACAAAAGTTAAACTTGTTGGTTCTTCTGCAAAAGAATTATCATCTAAGATTAAAGACGAAAACGTAACAACTACTGGAAATTAG
- the secY gene encoding preprotein translocase subunit SecY, giving the protein MSKDLINKILITLGFILLYRLLAYVPVPGVNIDVVKEFFDSNANNALGLVNMFSGNAVERLSIISLGIMPYITASIIMELLAATFPALGKMKKERDGMQKYMQIIRYTTIVITLIQSIGVSMGLNSLTGQSGQSAISIDMDTFVAVSAISMLTGTMLLMWIGEQITQKGIGNGISLIIFAGIVSAIPSAIGGTVDLVNNGQMNFLTVIAILVIILATVGAIIYVELGERRVPVSYSRKVMMQAQNKRVMNYIPIKVNLSGVIPAIFASAILMFPATVLQGSQNEYLVVIADFLSPTSYTFNVLMFLFVVFFAFFYASITFNAKDISENLKKQGGFIPGVRPGASTAGFLNETASRLTFWGAIYLGLISTVPWLLVKAMGVPFYFGGVAVLIVVQVAIDTMRKIEAQQYMNKYETLSAVGL; this is encoded by the coding sequence ATGAGTAAAGATCTAATAAATAAGATTCTTATTACATTAGGCTTTATTTTACTTTACAGGTTATTGGCATATGTGCCAGTACCTGGAGTAAATATTGATGTAGTTAAAGAATTTTTTGATTCAAATGCAAATAATGCATTAGGTCTTGTAAATATGTTTAGTGGTAATGCAGTTGAAAGACTGTCAATTATCTCTCTTGGTATTATGCCTTATATTACAGCTTCAATTATTATGGAGCTTCTAGCAGCAACTTTCCCAGCCCTTGGTAAAATGAAAAAAGAACGAGATGGAATGCAAAAATATATGCAAATCATCAGATATACTACAATTGTAATTACATTAATTCAATCTATTGGTGTATCAATGGGATTAAATTCATTAACTGGACAAAGTGGACAAAGTGCAATTTCTATTGATATGGATACTTTTGTTGCTGTTTCTGCAATTTCAATGTTAACTGGAACTATGCTTTTAATGTGGATTGGTGAACAAATCACACAAAAAGGTATTGGTAATGGTATTTCATTAATTATTTTTGCAGGTATTGTTTCAGCAATTCCAAGTGCAATAGGTGGAACGGTTGATTTAGTAAATAATGGACAAATGAACTTCTTAACTGTAATTGCTATATTAGTAATTATTCTAGCAACTGTTGGAGCAATTATATATGTTGAATTAGGTGAAAGAAGAGTTCCTGTTTCTTATTCTAGAAAAGTTATGATGCAAGCACAAAATAAAAGAGTTATGAATTATATTCCAATTAAAGTAAATTTATCTGGAGTTATTCCTGCAATTTTTGCATCTGCAATTTTAATGTTCCCTGCAACTGTTTTACAAGGTAGTCAAAATGAATATCTTGTTGTTATTGCAGATTTTTTAAGTCCTACATCTTATACATTCAATGTATTAATGTTTTTATTTGTAGTTTTCTTTGCATTCTTTTATGCATCAATTACTTTTAATGCAAAAGATATCTCAGAGAACTTAAAAAAACAAGGTGGATTTATTCCTGGTGTTAGACCTGGAGCTTCTACTGCAGGATTTTTAAATGAGACAGCAAGTAGACTTACTTTTTGGGGAGCAATTTATTTAGGACTTATTTCTACTGTTCCTTGGCTTTTAGTAAAAGCAATGGGAGTACCTTTCTACTTTGGAGGTGTTGCCGTTCTTATTGTTGTTCAAGTTGCAATTGATACAATGAGAAAAATAGAAGCGCAGCAATATATGAATAAATATGAAACATTAAGTGCAGTAGGTTTATAA
- the map gene encoding type I methionyl aminopeptidase: MAIPLRKSNEIEKLRTAGQAVAKTLKYLEKNVKPGMTLKEVDLMGEKFLNDLGARPAFKGLYGFPGAICTSLNEVIIHGIPDDKVLKEGDILGLDIGSEIDGWYGDAAITMPIGKISKEDEDLIACSKDSLYYAIDLIEEGMRFKELSKAIEDFIVDRGYQPLVKFCGHGIGKKPHGEPEIPNYVNGGNVKSGPKIKNGMVFCIEPMICHEGREPVILDNDWDVVSEDGKRGSHYEHTVAVVDGKAVILSQVDDE; this comes from the coding sequence ATGGCAATTCCTTTAAGAAAATCAAATGAGATAGAAAAACTTCGAACAGCTGGACAAGCTGTTGCGAAGACATTAAAGTATTTAGAAAAAAATGTTAAGCCAGGAATGACTTTAAAAGAAGTTGATTTAATGGGTGAAAAGTTTTTAAATGATTTAGGTGCACGACCTGCTTTTAAAGGGCTTTATGGTTTTCCTGGTGCAATTTGTACTTCTTTAAATGAAGTTATTATTCATGGAATTCCAGATGATAAAGTTTTAAAAGAAGGTGATATTCTTGGTCTTGATATTGGTTCAGAAATTGATGGTTGGTATGGTGATGCAGCTATTACGATGCCAATTGGTAAAATTTCAAAAGAAGATGAAGACTTAATTGCTTGTTCAAAAGATTCACTTTATTATGCTATTGATTTAATTGAAGAAGGTATGAGATTTAAAGAACTATCAAAAGCAATAGAAGATTTCATTGTAGATAGAGGTTATCAACCTTTAGTTAAATTTTGTGGACATGGTATTGGCAAAAAACCTCACGGGGAACCAGAAATACCAAATTATGTAAATGGTGGAAATGTAAAATCTGGACCAAAAATTAAAAATGGTATGGTATTTTGTATTGAACCTATGATTTGTCATGAAGGAAGAGAACCAGTAATTTTAGATAATGACTGGGATGTTGTTTCTGAAGACGGAAAAAGAGGTAGCCATTATGAACACACTGTTGCTGTAGTTGATGGGAAAGCAGTTATTTTAAGTCAAGTAGATGATGAGTAG
- the infA gene encoding translation initiation factor IF-1: protein MAKDDVIVIDGKVIEALPNAMFRVELDNGHVVLCHISGKMRMHYIKILPGDKVKVEITPYSLDKGRITHRYK from the coding sequence GTGGCAAAAGATGATGTTATAGTAATTGATGGAAAAGTAATTGAAGCTTTACCTAATGCTATGTTTAGAGTTGAATTAGATAATGGACATGTAGTTTTATGTCATATCTCAGGAAAAATGAGAATGCACTACATTAAAATTTTACCAGGTGATAAAGTAAAAGTTGAAATTACACCTTACTCTTTAGATAAGGGTAGAATTACTCATAGATACAAGTAA